In Sphingopyxis macrogoltabida, the sequence GCATCTTGCGGCGGGCGGTCGGCGCTCGGTACGCGCCTGGGCCGACGCACAGGGTGCGACCGCGATCGACGGCGAAGAGATCGCCAACATCAACAGCATCGAGGATTTCGAGCGACTGACCCGTCGTTAGAGTCTGCCCTGAACCCATTGAGGCGTCGTGATTGCCCTGGGAAGTTTGCCGGCAAGGAGCGGCGCGCCGCGGGGGCTGGTTGCCCCTGCCAGCGACGCGACGACGTCCGGCGGACTTCCCAGGGCAACCGCTGCGCGGCGGGCCGATTTTGGCTCAGGGCCGCGTCCCTCGTCGGTCACTATGCCTCGGCATGGCTCCCTCCTCGCTCCTCGCCCTGAGCCAAAATCGGCTCCGTCACGACGCCTCAATGGGTTCAGGGCAGACTCAAAGGAAAGGCCGGCGCGCGACTGACCATCGCCGGCAATGCGCGGCCCATCACGCCGGTAAACCAGTTGGCCGCATCGACCGCGCGCGGCAGGTCCAGTCCCGTAGCGATCCCGCTGCGTTCGAGCATGTAGGCGACGTCCTCGGTCGCGACATTGCCCGCCGCGCCGGGCGCGAAGGGGCAGCCGCCGAGCCCGCCGAGCGAGGCATCGACCGTCGCCGCGCCCGCCGCGACCGCCGCCCACACATTGGCAAGGCCGGTCCCGCGCGTGTTGTGAAAATGCACCCGCACCGGCAAGCTGCCAACCGCTTCGCGCACCCGCCCGACCATTTCGCTGACCTGCGACGGCACGCCGACGCCGATCGTGTCGGCAAGCGCGATCTCGCGCGGCTGCGCGTCGGCGGCGCGCTTTGCCATTTCAACGACACGGGCGATCGCGATCTCACCCTCGAAAGGGCAGCCGAAGGCGGTCGCGATCGTGATCTGTCCGCTTCGTCCCGCCGCCTGCGCGAGTTCGACGATCTCCATCGCTGCGGCGAGCGATTCGCCCGACGACTGCCCCTGATTTCGGATGCCGAACGTGTCGCTCGTCACGCAGACCGCGCCCAGTTCGTCGATCCGCCCGGTCGCCAGCGCGCGCTCGGCGCCGCGCCGGTTGAGCACGAGCCCGATAAAGGTGACGTCCTCGCGCTCAGGCAGCATCGCGACCAGTTCCTCGGCGTCGGCGAGCTGCGGCACCTTCTTCGGATTGACGAAGCTCGTCACCTCGATCCGCCGCGCTCCATAGGTGATCGCACGGCGGATCAGTTCGGCCTTGCCGGCGGTCGCCACGACCGTCGCCTCATTCTGCAGCCCGTCGCGCGGGCCGACCTCGACCATTTCCACCGCCAGATTTTCCGCCATTTTGCGTTCCGTTTCCGCCCGAGTCATTTTGCAGGTTGAAAATTACATAGTATTCTAAGTATATCGAATCCACAAGAGTGATGCCCAGCCGGCGCAATATGCGTCATAACCCGGCCGGGGCACCGAAAGGAATGGAATGACGAACACAGGGGGAGCGCTGGACGGCATCAGGGTGGTCGAGATGGGGCAGCTCATCGCCGGTCCCTTCTGCGGCCAGTTGCTCGGCGACATGGGTGCCGAGATCGTCAAGCTCGAACCGCCGGGCACGGGCGACCAGATGCGCAACTGGGGCCAGGGCGACAAACCGAGCTGGTGGCGCGTCATCGCGCGCAACAAATATTCGGTGGCGGTCGACCTGCGCAGCGAGGAAGGTCAGGCGCTGGCGCGCGAACTGATCGCCAAGGCCGACATCCTGATCGAGAATTTCCGCCCCGGCACGCTCGAAAAATGGAACCTCGATCCCGCCGAGCTGCGCAAGACGAACCCCGGGCTGATCGTCGTGCGCGTGTCGGGCTATGGTCAGACCGGACCCTATTCGGCGCGCGCCGGCTTCGGCGGCATCGGCGAGGCGATGGGCGGCTGGCGCGGCATCGTCGGCTATCCCGACCTGCCGCCCGCGCGCATGGGCGTGTCGATCGGCGATACGCTCGCCGCGACTTACGGCTGCATGGGCGCGCTCGCGGCGCTTCATCATCGCAGCAAGACCGGCGAAGGCCAGATCGTCGACTCGGCGCTGTACGAAGCGGTGCTGCAGGTGATGGAATCGACCGTCTCCGACTATTCGGCGAGCGGCACCAAGCGGCGCCGGACGGGGTCGACGCTGCCTGCCATTGCGCCGTCGAACGTCTATCCGTGCAGCGACGGCGAATATCTGATCGGCGCCAATCAGGACGGCGTCTTCGCCCGCCTCGCCGCAGCGATGGGACGCCCCGAACTGGCGAGCGACGAACGCTATGCGACGCACCGCGCCCGCGGCGTTCGGCAGGAGGAACTCGACGCGCTGATCGGCGAATGGACCGCGACGATGACAATCGCCGAACTGGAAGCCAAGATGGTTGCGGCAGGCGTCCCCGCGGGCCGCGTCTTCGACGCCGAAGACATGCTCGCCGACCCGCATTTCGCCGCGCGCGAGGCGCTGGTGACGGTCGCCGACGAAGAACTGGGAGAGATCCGGATGCAGGGGGTCTTCCCGAAACTGTCGGCGACGCCCGGCAGCGTCCGCCGCCCCGCGCCGCTCACCGTCGGGCAGGATACTGGCGATGTGCTCCGCCGCTGGCTCGGCCGCGAAGGATAAGGCGATGATCACCCTCTACGGCGGCCCGACCCCCCAATGCGCGCAAGATCGCGATCGCGCTGCTCGAAATGGGGCTCGCATGGCGGCTCGAACCCGTCGATATCCTTGCGGGCGACCAGCTCACTCCCGAATTTCTCGCGCTCAACCCGAACAACAAGACGCCGGTGATCGTCGACGACGAAGGCCCGCACGGGCCGGGCTTCGTCCTGTGGGAAACCGGCGCGATCCTGCTTTACCTTGCCGAAAAGACCGGTCGCTTCCTGCCCGCCGATCCGGTGAAGCGCGCGATCTGCTGGCAATGGCTGATGTTCCAGGTCTCGGGCGTCGGCCCGATGTTCGGGCAGGAGGCGCATTTCACCCATTATGCCAGCGAGCGGCACGACTACCCCATCGAGCGCTACAGCCGCGAGGTCGACCGGCTGATGATGGTGCTCGACAAGCGCCTCGGCGAGGCCGAATGGCTGGCGGGCGACGAATATACGATCGCCGATA encodes:
- a CDS encoding hydroxymethylglutaryl-CoA lyase, translated to MAENLAVEMVEVGPRDGLQNEATVVATAGKAELIRRAITYGARRIEVTSFVNPKKVPQLADAEELVAMLPEREDVTFIGLVLNRRGAERALATGRIDELGAVCVTSDTFGIRNQGQSSGESLAAAMEIVELAQAAGRSGQITIATAFGCPFEGEIAIARVVEMAKRAADAQPREIALADTIGVGVPSQVSEMVGRVREAVGSLPVRVHFHNTRGTGLANVWAAVAAGAATVDASLGGLGGCPFAPGAAGNVATEDVAYMLERSGIATGLDLPRAVDAANWFTGVMGRALPAMVSRAPAFPLSLP
- a CDS encoding CaiB/BaiF CoA transferase family protein, translating into MTNTGGALDGIRVVEMGQLIAGPFCGQLLGDMGAEIVKLEPPGTGDQMRNWGQGDKPSWWRVIARNKYSVAVDLRSEEGQALARELIAKADILIENFRPGTLEKWNLDPAELRKTNPGLIVVRVSGYGQTGPYSARAGFGGIGEAMGGWRGIVGYPDLPPARMGVSIGDTLAATYGCMGALAALHHRSKTGEGQIVDSALYEAVLQVMESTVSDYSASGTKRRRTGSTLPAIAPSNVYPCSDGEYLIGANQDGVFARLAAAMGRPELASDERYATHRARGVRQEELDALIGEWTATMTIAELEAKMVAAGVPAGRVFDAEDMLADPHFAAREALVTVADEELGEIRMQGVFPKLSATPGSVRRPAPLTVGQDTGDVLRRWLGREG